Genomic DNA from Ornithorhynchus anatinus isolate Pmale09 chromosome 14, mOrnAna1.pri.v4, whole genome shotgun sequence:
GATGTGGGATGTCACAATTTTGGGGGAAATGCCACACCTAATAACCTTAAATTCAGTTTAGCTAGTCACTTTCCAGACCAGAACCAAAATATtcagggaatgaatgagtttcacAAAGCCAACAAGCAGCAAAAGGATGGGGTCGCCGAGACCTGGAAATTGAtccagctaaaaaaaaaaaaacggcagTTCGTTTAAGGATGCAGGGTCCATAGTATACTTAATCTAAGTCGATTTCCTAGACCGCCAATCCCTGCTCCTTGGGTAATGGAATCATTTAATTTTCCACAATCTGcatgctctctccagcagaggaagACTCTTTCATGGTTCCTCACTGGAAAAATGATATACGAGGGCGCAACCGGGGTGCAGTGGTTGGACTAATCCCACTAGAACATCGAATCTGAACAATCTGAAAAAACAGCCTGAAAACTGGAGTGGTCTAAATCGAGGCCAACAGCAATCGTTTTCATTTCTCTTGGATGCTGATTTAAGGAGAAGACCACATTCAATCCGAATCGCTTCCCGGCACAAAATAAGGCAAAGCCACCAGAGGTCCGGAAAGCAAATCAACCCGAGGGGCCGTCAGCAGGGCCATCTCTAGAGAAGGATCGGGGTCGATCCACGTTCACTGATAATGATTAGTGACCACGGAGAGAAATGGAGTAAATACACTCTGGCCACTGGCAACTGTGCCAGGTCATGTTACCCTGCACGCGAGCCTTCGCCCTCCCCTGGCAGGTCACCAACTGCTGGGCGGGGCCCAGGGTTGAAATTCAGGTTTGTTGGCATCCCGAGAGCCTAATGAATTGAAACCTAATTTGACGGTACTGATGAAATCCCAATGGCCAGCCCTCAATAAAATGTAGGGATTCTTCAGAAGTCAGGCAATTACCTACCCAAGCAGCTCATCTAGAATGTTCTGCCCTACCCGAAAGTTGGGGttggaggaaaaatggaaatCACCCGCAGAGACCTACTATAATAATCACCCACATCTTCGGACACAGAGCGAATTGCGTTACTCCACAACGAACTCTGAGACCGGGttcctgggagagaggaagcagatcACGTTCTCCTCCCACCTAGTCATTCGAGTCCCGGACAGCGTCGGGAACTCTCCATTCAGGACTGCCAGAATGTGTGAAAGCGGGGGGAAATCCTGGCCACCCTGCGCTATATCCTGGGACGTCGGGCTATGAAGCCGTTCCATCCCAAAGATAAACCTCCTTACTAGGGCTAGGAAGTTGCCAGTGACAAAGTTTTACTGCCGGGAACTACCTCTTCGGATGGGCGGCGGAAGGTGGCAAGGGAGCGTTTTTACTCTCTCTCCTGCATCCCCACATCGAGCAGCAGGGTTTCAGCTCTTGGAAGAGGCCGTGTGGGGAGGAGCCTGATCAAACTAGCATCAGTCCCGGGGAAGCAAGGCCGATAACGGCTAATCAAACGGGGCTCCACCCCAATTCCTTTTAGACCACCTGAAAAATCCCAGCCACAACCTGCCAACTGGAACCTCCAAACCCCACCCCATTTGCTTACCATTTGCTtagtatccacctcggcgctaaatagggtgcctggcacatagtaagtgcttaacaaataccgtaattactactattactgttactacctACTTTTCAAGCCCCCAAAATTGAGCGACAGTAATAATGAAGCatctaccgagtgcagagcactggactccgtGCGGACCAGGTAAATAGGACGGAGCGACGTGAGCAGGCTGCCACCGAAAACGACTACTCAACGTCACTCCCCGCCACCCGTCTCAAGTCTCTCCAACTATGAATCCACATCGTGCTAACAAAACATCGGTGtctactgccctccccgggcACTACCACCTCCCGAGCAGACCATTTTAAGGGCTGGAGAAGACTGGGCAGGCCGGTGCAGAGGAAAAGAGTGACAACGGGCATTCTGGAAATAAACGTCATTTAAAATGTGCCAGCAACTGTTCGGACCGAGGCGTCAAACATTCCTATCATCGTCTTCCAGTCTCTTCCAGTTCCAGTCTCTGGAACTCTTGGGATGGCTGACTTACGGAGGCCCCTGACTGCAGGCTGTTTTCCCACCTCCCACGATCAGTCTAGCCATCCCCatttaggagggggaaaaggaaccaGGTCACGCAGGAAGGACCACCCGCTAATCCCAGGTTCCTCCGGGCCGAAGTTACGGCTTGGGGAGCTCTCGATTAGCACGGTCTTCAATCAAGGCCGTGTCATTTGGGGGAGGATGCTGCTCTCTAGAAATGAGAACTTCAGACTGAATGTTTAATGAAACTGCTTATAAATTTTTACTGCCTTCAATAGTTTCTCTTTGCACTTAGGAAATCGTAATGATCTAGAACATTTGCATAAAACTGTACATTTAAATTGGCTCTCTAAACCTCATTTATATTAAGAAACACTTAAGAAATGAGTAAGGGCCTCCAAACATCTATAAAATTAAACTAGAAGGGTAGAAAATTCTCTCCAAGGGATATTCAATGGGTTTTAAATATTCGCAAGACTTACCTCATCACAGTCTCCTTCAACCATGGCATAAATAGCTTTCTTAACCAAGTTAGTACCTGAAACACAAGATTTAAGAGCAACAAAGTCAAAAAATATTGATTTTCAAAATCTAAATTGTGGAACCTATGACGATGACTAGTGCAATCATATGCTCGAGTCTACCCTGATACCCAATGTTGTGCTAAAAACTAGATCTTCAAGGGTCTCTTAATTGGTGATGGTAATGATTCCTAATTTTAAACTTTCAGCTTACTGAAATTAGTTCAAAAATGCTCTCTTTTTGAGTAGTTGCTTTAAAACAGCAACTAGATCCTGAACTAAAGTTTCTTTTCTTGGTTTAAATAGATTTCCCGGACTGAAATTATGCCAGAAAAATTGcttaaaatgttttttgtttttttttttaaatcagaactACTATAGTTCCAGACATCATAGCAGGATCACTGTGTCTTCAAACGATGTGGGACTCTCTCAACCAGAATTGAGATTTCTCCTTCAAATCAAAAGAAAAAATTTGTAATCAACATGGAAAAAAACATACGAAGAGCAAGATGCATGTAGAAGAAATTCTTCTTGGATATATATATAAACCAAGGAGTCTCCTTTAGTTCTTGCCATTAGCAATTTGGTGCAAATTCCATGTGGCTCCTAGGAAAATACTCTAGAAAGCAAAAGCAgagcccctgcctcccaggagcTTACTTCAGGTAGGTTCGTCTATAATACAAGACATAAACCAGTGCATTTCACTAAAAACCTTAACTACTCCCATTTGAATTTAGAAACTTTTAAGATTTCCTTTCAGGTttttgtgtgtttggggggggggggggggcgtgtaaGAGAGACAAAAAGAAGGAGCAAGTAttcaaaaaaagttttaaaaaccCATTTTTCTCTTGCTCACCACtgaaacaaatagagaagcagcatggctcagtggaaagagcacaggctttggagtcagaggtcatgggttcgaatcccagctctgccacttgtcagctgtgtgactgtgggcaagtcacttaacttctctgtgcctcagttccctcatctgtaaagtggggatgaagcctgtgagccccacgtgggacaacctgattcccctgtgtctaccccagcgcttagaacagtgcttggcacatagtaagcgcttaacaaataccaacattattattattattatgactccaaAAACCTGAAACAGGTCAACTATTCTAATTCCCATGTGTggcatatatagatatatttgaAGATGTTTTCCTATACTTTCCTATAGATGTAAGCGGATGAGGAGACTACTATGAAACTAGCAGCCTGTATACCAACAGGACTGGCCTTATTCCACCCTAAACAAATGGGCGGATTTCTCTCTGAGCAGGGACACCTCCCTCTCCACAGAACAAATCTTCCCCAGACGGCTCGAAAGGTGAAATAAGCCCACGGCAAGTCGAAACCCATGAAGTCCCAGAGATAAACTCCGAAGCTATAACAAAAATTGAGCgtatctcctccccaccccctgactcCGACATGGTGCCGAATTCTCGCTCTCGCCTGGCTGTGAGTAGTAATCTATTTTCAGTGCTTTTATCGGTGTGATGCAGAGTTACAACACAGAAGGCCATTGCGGGGAGGAGAATTCACCCGCTGCTGAGAGACCCCGGCAGCTCACTGCTCTGCGGAACGAAAGGCCACGGTCTGGACTCAAACCAACGAGGGAAACAAACAACGTGGCCCAAGACAAGAGTTCCAGGGCACCGCCGCCTGCGAGACGCAACGGCTTCGAGATTCACCTTCGCAGGCTGGATTGTTTGGCTGAGCCGGGAAGGGGCCAAACACTTCCCTGCCCGAGTGAAATAAATCAAAATTTTTGAGTCGGGGGGGCAGGGCTCGGCAATTCCAGAAGCTCGGTTGCCGGTGGGGGGTGCCTGGGAGCTTTAGAGCATCCCCAAAAAACTGGACGGAAGAGGACGACTCTCTCCTGGAGGCTACTGCCCGGTCTCACTCCAGCTCCGTGGACTTCTAAACTCCAGGGTGGCCCGTTGGCTCTTGCTCTCCTGGAGGCTACTGCCCGGTCTCACTCCAGCTCCGTGGACTTCTAAACTCCAGGGTGGCCCGTTGGCTCTTGCGTCAGCCGACGAGGGAGCCGAGCTGATATGATAATCGGACCCTATCTGGGCCTCCCAGTGGAGGCGGCCCTGGGGCGCCGAGCCTcgttgagggatttttttttttccactgcagCATTTCtaccctgccccccccacccccctctgatGGGCAACGGCAACTGTTAACTTTTGACACTTCCGGCACACTCCAATCCAAACTTGGATCCTGTCCGGGACATTTGGAACCAGTGATTTCGTTTGCGTTTTCATTACCCTGACCCTTCATACTTCATTAAAATTAACACGTTTAATTTTCAGCCCAAAGGCCACCACCACCCAATGGGTGCTTGACCCCAAAAAGAAACATTACCCCCtccaaatcatttcatttataaACATCAGGAGGAACGAAATCTGTGTGTGAAAGGGGAACGGGGAGGTCAAGTCTATTTAAAAAGCACTGCTGGAAAAAGCCCCAGGGGAGAGCACCTGAAATTCATCCCTACCACACTCTCCATCTTGGGGTCATGGACTGTCACCTCTACGGGACCCGCTTTCGTTTTGAATAACCTGAGAACTCCCACGTGAAAAGCCCCCATCTTCGATCTAATCATGCAAAGAAAGAAATGTTCTCCTTACCAATGCCTTTCCTTCTGTATTTGGAATCCACCGCTAACATGGCTATATAACCTCGCCGGAACATCTTTTTGTGCATATCCAACTTGCAGACGATGGCACCTACACACTCCTCCCCTACCACggccttaaaaaacaaacaaacagcggTGGGCTACATGTTCTGGCCTGGTCGATCAGACCACCCCATGACAGAGCATCCACAAAACTTGAGACGGCTTCTTTCGCGTTTTAGAGTTGACAAATCTCACCTACCTACAGCGGTAAGAAAGCTAGAATTTCATTTGGaaatcttccttttctcttccgtTGAAGAGAAAAATGGGGTCGGAGCGCTGAGGAGGGCAATTACACTGTGGGACAGGCTCCGATGCCAAGTTCCCCTGACAAGTAACGACCCAGTGGCCCAACCCTGGGCttcctacatggagctcccactttcaaaaacaaaaacctcacaAAACTGAGGCCTTTACAattgagggttttgtttttttcttcttcttcctcttttccatctGACATCTGTGTGTACTTGAATGTGTGAGTTAAGGGAAGAGAAAATCTGCTCATTCAGAATATCTGAACGTGAGCAATGCGAGTGTCAATCTTTCCATCAAATACGCACTTCTATGTTAATTTCTTCCCCAGTTGGGCAGCGAGAAAATTCTACTGCCACAACTCTGAAACGAGAGTTAGATGGTAATTTTTGTTCACTTGAACCCCTAACGTATCATTTTAAATAGAGGATTACTTACCCAGTAAATTCATACTTTACGTTGTAGGGTATATTTTTCTTAGGTCGGTATAATGCATGCTTACTTGAAAACGTTCTATTTTAAACCTTGGAAGCGTGAACTTTAAAAAACCGCTTTAAGCAGCCTTCTGGTTTACCAATAAAGCGTGGCTTTCCGGAAGGCGGTACAGAAAACATGCCAATAAATGATGGGGAAGCCTGTAATTCTGCGAGATCTGTAGGGAATCCCTGGGAAAGATGTGTTTAAAAAATGAGCTTTTCCACTCTGATTCACAAAACTTCATCATTCACAAAACGACCTATTGATTCGATGATCCAGGAGAAATGTGATCATTACAGCGTTATTTCCACATGTTAAAGATTTAATCATATGGGATATTCCGGTGGCTCCAAACGTTttatgggaaggaggtgggggggggaggggggagaggcgagAATAACAATTCTGCTTAACACAGTTTACTTCCAAGAGAGTAACTCGTTTTCTCATCAGATCGGCAAGTTCAGACCCTATGTTTTTTTGagttggaggggggaaaaagggctttAAAATGAATTTCCGCCCTTTTTCTCTGGAGGCTTACAAATAGCTAGACCCCGAAAAGAGACCAACTTACATTTAAATGCAATGCACTCTTATGTAGCGTGACTGTCTTCAATTGTTCTTTCCATTTGCTTCATAGGGTTGAAATCACTTTGCGCATCAATCACACACAGAAAATTACTTTAAAAACCATTTTTAACCCTACGATACATGAGTACCCTGACTCCACAAAAAGTCAGTGAATTCCAATTTAGACTACTGGCTCCGAAAGTTAAACACACACCAAATTGTTCCAATTAAAGTTTTGAgccatcacattttttttttttttaaagatttgggacagaaaaaaaacaccctccaaACAATATGAAGTGGAATTATAATAAATGATTTGATTCCTATAaagtgattttccttttttttttttttaaaaaaaaaaaagccatttctaTTCTTTCCCAGGCTAACCCTGAAAGTTCAGTATAGGGAATGTTTCAAACTCTAAATCTGGAGCATTTGAACTCTGAGGGGGAAAACCCCCCCTCCAAAACATAAGGGATTAGCATcgaaataataacagtgatgaactTAAACTTATATAGATAAACCAGAGGCAATCCATCTCATAGGTCATTACATGATCCCGCTGAACACATTACAATTTAAACTAGACAGAAAGAGCACGGTTCAAACTATAAAATAAGCAATTacctttacagatgacataatttAGAAAACAGTGAAATACAAAGTTCAAGGCCAACAGGGAAGTCAGAAATATTAAAAGAACAATCTAACAGAGGGTCTGGTCTAGGGAAGCCCATGAGAAGCTCATCGCAAATCGCTTGCCAATCAGTTTCCCCATCAACTAAAATGTCGATGAAAAACTCATCTGGCTTTTCCGGGCAGGCAATCTCCCCACCTGTTAGACACTCACTGTGACCGTAAAGACAACGGTGCCACAAAGGTGACTTCAGGAAAGGACCATAAAAAATCATTTGCACAGTACAGACCCAGTTGAAGTGAAGAAATCTGTGAAAAAATCCATAGACATTCACAATTCAAGGCTGATGGAGCCCTTACTTCTGAGTAAAAAAGTAACCTTAAAAAAGTCTAGGTGATAAAACCCTACTAGTGTAAAACCAAGCAGATCACTTCATCTATGGTGGGTTCTTTTTTAATCCCCCGAAATGAACAACAGAAATGGGAAGcaaaaaaatgacatttgccTGCAGAAGCAAAAAATCAAATTCACAGCCATTTTCCAAGACCCTTAGCCTAAAAAGCTATGACAGAAAGTTTCTTTTCCCTAATCTAGAAATCCCACAATCTTTTCCCTGAGAATGTGCATTAGGAGCTCATGTAGTTTAGCTTCTGTTAAGCAAGGAAACTTACAACTTGCACACTGATAAGCAATGACCTTTATTGAGGGAAGAGTAATCAAGAAAATCATCTCTGAAAGCAAAACTAATAAAAAAGCTTTGCTTCTAGAGTAAAAGTGTATCTTGCGTGTTTATTCGTCCCTTAAGGCCAGGTTTCGCCACTCAACACTAACAGAAAATTTTCAGGAAAGGGCCTTAATTCTTTTTGATTGCCACCGTCCTCGATTTCCGGTGAGAAAAGTCACTTTTGAGAGAGAATTCAGTATTGGCTGTTTTACGCAGACCCCCGGTTTTGACTTgatagcttgtcgtgggcagggaacgtatctgcaaactctgttgtactgtactctcccaagcgcgtcgtacagtgctctgcacacagtaagcgctcaataaaataccgctgattgatcggAGGGGCCCAAAAGATACGAGCCTTTCACGGGGTCTGACCGTGGCCATTCgggaccccttttcctctgtccaaAGTCAGCTCTGGACTGTCAAAACATTGACACCAATTATCACGCCGTACGTAAAAAGCGACGAAACAAGAGGCCCGGGCCCCGCACCTCGATTTAAAATGTGACAGCCAATGAAAGGAACGAGGATGCGACTGAAGTTTGTTACCAAGGAAATCAACAGTTGCCTCAACTTATTTACAAAGGCCCTTGACTTCTCCTTTTGCCACATTCATAATCCTGTCAGAAAGCCACTTTGTAAGGACCAGCTGACGTTACCCTGCCAAACTACATTTCCCATCTTTCTTTTCGGAAAAGTTTGGAATCGGACAGATTTTCAAAGACAGTAATTTCTAGAGTAGAACCATCCGATCCGCAAAAAGTCAAAAACCGCCACCAGACCGCTACCAAACGTAACACTGAAAATGTACACGGGGAAGGTGCTATTAACCACAGGGGCCAGAGTGCATTCTCAACCTATCCCCAGGCTGCAAAGTGCTTTTCGGAGAGTCAGTAAAGAAGGGTATTTATTTTCACTACATAGGGGAAAATGTTTTACAGACCATGGAGAAATTACTGTTTCTAGATTACTAAACCTGGAAAAAATGACTGATGCAGTCACTGCTAAAATTAAAGTATTTCTTCTCAAAGTTCTCTTTTAAAAATCTCTTTCCAGCTTGAGCTGCAAGTAAGTTCGAGGACCAGGCTTCCTCAAAccaccccccctccaaaaaaggaAAGATCCAAATACTGTACTTCTGAGTACCCAAAGCGAACTGTGAAAATGCACTTGCGTGCCTCCGTCGGGCTTTTATGTAAGAGGCCCTCTTGATAGCCACGTGACTTTACTACTCCAAAGCTATCATCTGAAATAACACGTTTGACACTGACAATTTTAGTGGCAGAAATAGTCTCTGGCACTCATTGTTCTCTAAAGATAATTTCAAAACCGCAGATTATATTCCTTCACAGTGTTTCTGAAGGTCTCCTGAAGCCTTCCGGATTCACTGCCGATACAGCCCGGGCATCGATCGTTCACGGGACCCTCGGGTTTGGCACCTTGGGGAATATTTCCGATGCGCACtaaaaggaaagggggggggggggattcgcgGCAATTTCGTACCCCTTTAACTGGCTTCCGCGCTGAGTTTCAGAAACGACAGCCCCTAACCATCCCCAGAAGCACCTTCTACCCTGGAGCCCCCGGGACCGACCGTTTTAACCGTTCCGTTGAAGTGGAAACGAGCGTGCTCGACGGCCCCTTTTAACACGCCTTTTCGGGGCGCCTTCTCCCCCTGCGGACACAGGTTACCGAGATCCGGGTTGATCCCGACAAgtcggcgggggggggtccctccaCCGCAGCCCGGTTTCGGAGCATCCACGGGCGTAGCCGGTAGCGAGGCCCGGCTGTGGCTTCTCTCCCGCTTCCAAGTTCGGGTGAGGAACGTGGGCTTAACCGGAGACGGTCCCGGAGCAGATTTCCAGCGCCCGCAAAACCTCCCGGAATAACACGTGCCGTGCTTGTCGGCCAACGGGACGCCCGACCACGACGTCTTACCTCCGGGACGGTTTGGGCCAAGAGAAACCAAAAAGAGACCGGCTGCGGGCAGAGCTACGTACAGTGAGACCGCACTTGAGAAACtgagaaagcagcttggcttagtggaaagagcaagggcctgggattcggaggacgTGGGcgctaatccccgctctgccactcgtcacctgggtgaccttgggcaaaccgctccacttctctgtgcctccgttacctcatctgtaaaacggggatgactgtgagccccacatcccGATGACCGGGCAACTATtccagaacggtgcctggcacagagcgccAAGAGGTggttcggtggcaagagcccgggcgtcagaggtcgtgggttctaatcccggctccgccacttgtcggctgtgcggcgccgggcaagtcgcttcacttctctgggcctcagtgacctcaactggaaagtggggatgaagacggcgagccccacgtggagcaacctgacgACCCGgtgccggtgcttagaacagtgcttggcacatagtaagcgcctaccaaacACCATCTGTGTCACGGTAGGTGCTTaaacaacaccatcatcattgtgGTTATTATTAAGTGTGCCAGTCTAGGAGATGCAACAGCTGCCAACCGTTCCCCCTCCCATCGCACGATCAGGGTCCTCTGCTTGGGGTCACCCCCTTTTGTGTTGTGGGGTGCGTAATaatgtatttgtcaagcgcttattatgtgccgagcactgttctaagcgctggggtagatacaaaggtcaTCGCGTCGTACCACGCGAGgctggcagtcttcatccccattttacaggggaggtcactgcggcccggagaataataatgataatgatggcatttgttcagcgcttactatgtgccaagcactgttccaagccccgaGGAacagacaaggtgatcaggtggggctccccatcttcacccgttttccagaggaggtcactgaggcccagagaacaacaacaatgatggcatttattcagcgcttactctgtgccaagcactgttccgggaGCGGACAGAgtgatcaggtggggctccccgtcatccagagggggtcactgagacccaaagaatattaataatgatggcatttgttcagcgcttactctgtgccaaacatgtTGCAAGCCCCGGGGAgcagacagggtgatcaggtggggctccctgtcttccagagggggccactgaggcccagagaataataataatgacaatgatgatggcatttgttcagcacttactctgtgccaagcactgttgcaagccCCGGGGGgcagacagggtgatcaggtggggctccccgtcatccagaggaggtcactgaggcccagagaataataatgatgatgatggcatttgttcagcgcttactctgtgccaagcactgttccgggaGCGGACAGAgtgatcaggtggggctcccCGTCATCCAgaggggggtcactgaggcccaaagaacaacaacaatgatggtatttgttcagcgcttactctgtgccaagcactgttccaagcccggGGGAATCAGACAGGGTGGTcaggtggggctccccgtcttcaccccgttttccagaggagatcactgaggcccggagaataaccACCACCACAATGCCGGcctttgttcagcgctcactctgtgccaagcactgctccaagcgccgGGGAGCGGACAGGGTGATGAGGTGGGGGTCCCCgtcttccgggggggggggggggggtcaccgaggcccggggagcgaCGTGCCCCGAGCCACACCTCCGatggggggcgggattagaacccacgacctctgtgtGCGTtggtgttggtgtgtgtgtgtgtgcgttggtgttggggtgtgtgtgctggtgttggggtgtgtgttggtgtgtgtgtgtgtgttctccttcccacccacttACCAAGAAGCACAGCTGCGGCCAGTTGTGGATAAAATATCTATAGGTATAAATGGAGTAGGGTTCGGACAGATCTTTGGTGATCAGTCTCATGATATCGGGCATTTGCAGCTCGGACTGGTAGCGGACGTAGCGTATCGTCCGCCGgtcgccgtcctcctcctcctcctccggggggtCCTCCAGGCTGCAGGCGGCGGCCAGGGAGGTGGAGAGCAGCAGCAGGGGGGCTCCCGGGGGGAGTCCGTTGCGGtcgtgcggggccgggggcgggggggcggtcctGGCGGGCAGGGCCTTGGCgtggggggcggccccggcgggCTGCAGGTGCCTCAGGTCGGGGCCGATGAGGCCGTTgaggggcggaggaggcggaggaggaggaggccgagcccGGCGCCGTTTGCCCGCCTCGCCGGCGGGGCCCCTCCTGCGGCCTCCGCGGCCTCGGCGAtggtcctcgtcgtcgtcgtcgtcgtcggggcAGGGGCAGCGCGGCGGCGGCAGGAGCGGGGCGGCCAGCAGGCTGCTAGGCCCCGCCGGGACCTCCGCcatcccggggagggggcggcggcgccgACCaagggcgccccctcccccggaccccgccgccgccgccgctcacccCGGGCCCgccgcttctgctgcttcttctcctcctcctcctcctcctcggcggcgtcgccgtcgtcgtcgtccttcTCCTCAGCCGCCGCCGCTTCCAGTCAGCCGCCAGCGCCGGAAAGCAGCCCCGCGCGCCCCTCTTTACGACACTCTCGCGCCCGCCCCcggcactgcgcctgcgccgcgcgagggggcggggcttcgggaggggggcggggctccgaGCGGGAGGGGCGGCGCCTGCGCGctctcccttcccgccctccGGACGCTCATGGGGGCGGGGCCCGTCGGCAGCCCCGggacgcgggttcgaatccccactccggcgtcggcccggcctctcgccttgggtaagtcactctttttttttctgtggtattcttttcgtggggcaagtcaccctttccttttcagtggtattcttttcgtggggcaagtcactgtgtcaccttgggcaagtcaccctttCCTTTTCGATGGTATTCTTTCCATGGGGCAAATCACCCTTTCCTTTTCGATGATATTCTTTTCATGGGGCAAATCACCCTTTCCTTTTCGATGATATTCTTTTCATGGGGCAAGTCACCCTTTCCTTTTCAATGGTATTCTTttcgtggggcaagtcactgtgtcaccttggccaagtcaccctTTCCTTTTCGATGGTATTCTTTCCATGGGGCAAATCACCCTTTCCTTTTCAATGATATTCTTTTCATGGGGCAAGTCACCCTTTCCTTGTCGATGGTATTCTTTCCATGGGGCAAGTCAACCTTTCCTTTTCTATGGTATTCTTTCCATGGGGCAAATCACCCTTTCCTTTTCAATGATATTCTTTCCATGGGGCAAATCACCCTTTCCTTTTCAATGATACTCTTTTTGTTGGGCAAGgcactgtgtcaccctgggcaagtcactctttccattctaaTGGATTTCTTTCCGTTGGGCAActcactgtgtcaccttgggcaagtcaccctttCCATTCAATGGTATTCTTTCCATGGGGCAAGTCACCCTTTTCTTTTCAATGATACTCTTTTcgttgggcaaggcactgtgtcaccctgggcaagtcactctttccattctaaTGGCTTTCTTTCCGTTGGGCAActcactgtgtcaccttgggcaagtcaccctttCCATTCAATGGTATTCTTTCCATGGGGCAAATCACCCTTT
This window encodes:
- the NAA30 gene encoding N-alpha-acetyltransferase 30 — protein: MAEVPAGPSSLLAAPLLPPPRCPCPDDDDDDEDHRRGRGGRRRGPAGEAGKRRRARPPPPPPPPPLNGLIGPDLRHLQPAGAAPHAKALPARTAPPPPAPHDRNGLPPGAPLLLLSTSLAAACSLEDPPEEEEEDGDRRTIRYVRYQSELQMPDIMRLITKDLSEPYSIYTYRYFIHNWPQLCFLAVVGEECVGAIVCKLDMHKKMFRRGYIAMLAVDSKYRRKGIGTNLVKKAIYAMVEGDCDEVVLETEITNKSALKLYENLGFVRDKRLFRYYLNGVDALRLKLWLR